The proteins below are encoded in one region of Segatella copri:
- a CDS encoding DUF3164 domain-containing protein — MKTEDILKGLSAEQQEELLRTLTANKQQSELDKRNAYESIRGSLARNVKDRVVEIALKVKGFRDWLDNESEGFKSVMAEYGKLRNKEQRGFTIVVDDFKFEVKSQDVKGFDERSELAAQRLMDFLGAYIEKSEKGKDDPMYQLCMNLLERNRNGKFNYTSISKLYQLEGKFNDEEYTSIMDLFRESNVTKETVVSYYFSMKSEDGVWRKIEPSFCRL; from the coding sequence ATGAAGACAGAAGACATTTTGAAAGGCCTCAGTGCCGAGCAACAGGAAGAACTCCTGAGAACATTGACTGCCAACAAGCAGCAGAGTGAACTTGACAAGCGCAATGCCTATGAAAGCATCCGTGGAAGCCTGGCACGAAACGTGAAGGACAGAGTTGTGGAGATAGCCTTGAAGGTGAAGGGTTTCCGTGACTGGCTTGACAATGAGAGCGAGGGCTTCAAGAGTGTGATGGCCGAGTATGGCAAGCTTCGCAACAAGGAGCAGCGTGGTTTCACCATCGTGGTGGATGACTTCAAGTTTGAGGTGAAGAGCCAGGATGTGAAGGGCTTTGATGAGCGTTCCGAGCTTGCAGCGCAAAGACTGATGGACTTCCTTGGTGCTTACATTGAGAAGAGCGAGAAGGGCAAGGATGATCCGATGTACCAACTTTGCATGAACCTCCTGGAGCGTAACCGTAACGGCAAGTTCAACTATACAAGCATCAGCAAGCTTTACCAGCTCGAAGGTAAGTTCAACGATGAGGAATACACCAGCATCATGGATTTGTTCCGTGAGAGCAACGTGACCAAGGAGACCGTGGTGAGCTACTATTTCAGCATGAAGAGCGAGGATGGTGTTTGGCGCAAGATAGAGCCATCTTTTTGCCGTCTGTAG
- a CDS encoding transposase yields MAKGRDKNLVNSRNKRIYERYYYWTEVRRLRFDDALRRLSTEEFFLSESRIMQIIRDMIQAGVTVDGKKIEKPLFTGFKLKPRSTSSSLKSSPYVEGQLFACP; encoded by the coding sequence GTGGCAAAGGGAAGAGACAAGAATCTTGTAAATTCAAGAAACAAGCGTATTTATGAGCGTTACTATTATTGGACAGAGGTGAGAAGACTCCGTTTCGATGACGCTTTGAGGAGATTGAGCACCGAGGAGTTCTTTCTCTCAGAAAGTCGTATCATGCAAATCATACGAGACATGATCCAGGCAGGCGTGACCGTGGATGGCAAGAAAATAGAGAAACCTTTGTTCACCGGCTTCAAGTTGAAGCCTCGCTCTACATCCTCTTCATTGAAATCGTCACCTTACGTGGAGGGGCAACTGTTTGCGTGTCCTTGA